One part of the Streptomyces lydicus genome encodes these proteins:
- a CDS encoding spore-associated protein A — MKRSRAIAGSAAALAVAGLATMATATTAAAAPTAAAYNGACGSGYKVVNSVPVTGKGTVYLTYSATTGKNCVVTVRNSPGAPVYMYTYLTATDGSSDYVYDSGQYTSYAGPVYLPGKGICVDWGGAIGSVSVSVSGSNCGRLAAGVVTHH; from the coding sequence ATGAAGCGTTCCCGTGCCATCGCAGGATCAGCCGCCGCACTCGCCGTGGCGGGTCTCGCCACAATGGCGACCGCCACCACCGCGGCCGCCGCTCCCACCGCCGCCGCCTACAACGGCGCCTGCGGCAGCGGCTACAAGGTCGTGAATTCCGTACCGGTCACCGGCAAGGGGACCGTGTACCTGACGTACAGCGCGACGACCGGAAAGAACTGCGTCGTCACCGTCCGGAACAGCCCCGGTGCGCCGGTGTACATGTACACCTATCTCACGGCGACCGACGGCAGTTCCGACTACGTTTACGACAGCGGTCAGTACACCTCCTACGCCGGTCCGGTCTATCTGCCCGGCAAGGGCATCTGCGTGGACTGGGGCGGCGCGATCGGGTCGGTCAGCGTCAGCGTCTCCGGCTCCAACTGCGGTCGGCTGGCCGCCGGTGTGGTGACCCACCACTGA
- a CDS encoding phytoene desaturase family protein, which produces MTERAGGARETAVVVGAGPNGLAAAVTLALAGLRVTVLEAADEIGGGLRSGELAVPGVLFDHCSSTHVMGAGSPFLRTLDLAAYGLEWRRAEIDLAHPVDSGTAGALYRSVARTADGLGADGPAWERLFGPPAADAEVLLDEVMRPLVKIPRHPVRLARFGLHALQPATLIARRFRTEAARGLFGGAAAHLFGPLSQPLAASIGLMVIAAGHRYGWPVAKGGSAALARALAALLEDAGGRIETGVRIHSLDQLPPAATVLLDLAPAAAAAVIGDRLPPRVRRAYTRHRHGPAAFKLDLAVEGGVPWRAETCRRAGTVHLGGSFEQIAHAEREVFRGRMPERPFLLVSQQYLADPGRSAGTVHPVSAYAHVPHGYRGDATAAMLAQFERFAPGTRERVVAATATSTADLERGNPNLVGGDIIGGANTPLRLTMRPRVAVDPYRTGVPGVFLCSAATWPGAGAHGMCGHNAARSALRALGREWPHNGLARHAS; this is translated from the coding sequence ATGACGGAACGAGCCGGGGGAGCACGCGAGACGGCAGTGGTGGTGGGGGCCGGACCGAACGGCCTGGCAGCGGCGGTCACGCTGGCGCTCGCCGGGCTGCGGGTGACGGTGCTGGAGGCGGCCGACGAGATCGGCGGCGGGCTCCGCAGCGGCGAGCTGGCGGTGCCCGGCGTGCTGTTCGACCACTGCTCCTCGACGCATGTGATGGGCGCCGGCTCCCCGTTCCTGCGGACCCTGGACCTCGCGGCGTACGGACTGGAGTGGCGCCGTGCCGAGATCGACCTGGCCCACCCGGTGGACTCCGGCACCGCCGGGGCGCTGTACCGCTCGGTCGCACGGACGGCCGACGGGCTCGGCGCCGACGGGCCCGCCTGGGAACGGCTCTTCGGGCCACCGGCGGCCGACGCCGAGGTCCTCCTGGACGAGGTGATGCGACCGCTCGTCAAGATTCCCCGGCACCCCGTGCGACTCGCCCGCTTCGGCCTGCACGCCCTGCAGCCCGCCACCCTGATCGCCCGCCGGTTCCGCACGGAGGCCGCCCGCGGCCTCTTCGGCGGGGCCGCGGCCCACCTCTTCGGTCCGCTGTCCCAGCCGCTGGCCGCCTCCATCGGACTCATGGTCATCGCGGCCGGACACCGCTACGGCTGGCCGGTGGCCAAGGGGGGCTCCGCCGCCCTCGCCCGCGCGCTGGCCGCGCTGCTCGAAGACGCGGGCGGCCGGATCGAGACCGGCGTACGCATCCACTCGCTCGACCAACTCCCGCCCGCCGCAACGGTGTTGCTCGACCTCGCACCGGCCGCCGCGGCCGCGGTGATCGGCGACCGGCTGCCGCCCCGGGTGCGGCGCGCCTACACCCGCCACCGGCACGGACCCGCCGCGTTCAAGCTCGATCTGGCCGTCGAGGGCGGGGTGCCCTGGCGTGCCGAGACCTGCCGGCGCGCCGGCACCGTACATCTGGGCGGCAGCTTCGAGCAGATCGCCCACGCGGAGCGCGAGGTGTTCCGCGGACGGATGCCCGAGCGCCCGTTCCTCCTGGTCTCTCAGCAGTACCTCGCCGACCCCGGCCGCTCCGCCGGAACGGTGCACCCCGTCTCCGCCTACGCGCACGTGCCGCACGGGTACCGCGGCGACGCCACCGCCGCGATGCTCGCGCAGTTCGAGCGCTTCGCACCGGGCACGCGGGAGCGCGTCGTGGCGGCCACGGCCACCTCGACGGCCGACCTCGAACGCGGCAACCCCAATCTCGTCGGCGGCGACATCATCGGCGGCGCCAACACCCCGCTGCGGCTCACCATGCGCCCGCGGGTCGCCGTCGACCCGTACCGCACCGGCGTCCCCGGCGTCTTCCTCTGCTCGGCCGCGACCTGGCCCGGCGCCGGCGCCCACGGCATGTGCGGGCACAACGCGGCCCGCTCCGCGCTGCGGGCGCTGGGCCGGGAGTGGCCGCACAACGGGCTTGCACGACACGCGAGTTGA
- a CDS encoding transglycosylase SLT domain-containing protein, which produces MPSFTLPRAVRNTRITRTHKVAVAVLAAAGVTSGLSLTSAPDTAQAASEHSSVAVKPVHANGQPAKADDAKTGRPVTASVADHIKVTAVAKQHKAQQAASRSADRPAVKKYANNLDGWIRQSLDIMKSKGIPGSYEGLHRNIMRESSGNPNAVNDWDINAINGIPSKGLLQVIQPTFDQYHVAGTANKLTDPVANITAAANYAAHRYGSIDNVNSAY; this is translated from the coding sequence ATGCCCAGCTTCACCCTGCCCCGCGCTGTCCGGAACACCCGCATCACCCGCACCCACAAGGTCGCCGTGGCCGTCCTGGCCGCCGCGGGTGTCACCTCGGGCCTTTCCCTCACCTCGGCCCCGGACACCGCACAGGCTGCTTCTGAGCACTCCTCGGTCGCGGTCAAGCCCGTCCACGCGAACGGTCAGCCCGCGAAGGCCGACGACGCCAAGACCGGCCGCCCCGTGACCGCCTCGGTCGCCGACCACATCAAGGTCACCGCCGTCGCCAAGCAGCACAAGGCGCAGCAGGCCGCCAGCCGCTCCGCGGACCGTCCGGCCGTCAAGAAGTACGCGAACAACCTGGACGGCTGGATCCGTCAGTCGCTGGACATCATGAAGTCCAAGGGCATCCCCGGCTCCTACGAGGGCCTGCACCGCAACATCATGCGCGAGTCCAGCGGCAACCCCAACGCCGTCAACGACTGGGACATCAACGCCATCAACGGCATCCCCTCGAAGGGCCTGCTCCAGGTGATCCAGCCCACCTTCGACCAGTACCACGTCGCCGGAACGGCCAACAAGCTCACCGACCCGGTCGCCAACATCACCGCCGCCGCCAACTACGCGGCACACCGCTACGGCTCCATCGACAACGTCAACTCGGCCTACTGA
- a CDS encoding transglycosylase SLT domain-containing protein, with amino-acid sequence MLGFTLPRAARNARITRTHKVSAALVATASCAAALSLTAAPSDAATPSTHAPAAVKPVSANGLPLTAKDRADDGKKDQALASSVAGNLKVTAVEKQGHTAKEAASRSVERKAIAAPKTAPKAAPKAAPKRYANNLDGWIRQSLDIMKSKGIPGSYEGLHRNIMRESSGNPNAVNDWDINAINGIPSKGLLQVIQPTFDQYHVAGTANKLTDPVANITAAANYAAHRYGSIDNVNSAY; translated from the coding sequence ATGCTCGGTTTCACCCTGCCCCGCGCCGCCCGTAACGCCCGCATCACCCGCACCCACAAGGTTTCCGCGGCGCTGGTGGCCACCGCGAGCTGCGCCGCCGCGCTCTCGCTCACCGCGGCGCCCAGCGACGCCGCCACCCCCTCCACCCACGCCCCCGCGGCGGTCAAGCCGGTCAGCGCCAACGGCCTGCCGCTGACCGCGAAGGACCGCGCCGACGACGGCAAGAAGGACCAGGCGCTCGCCTCGTCCGTGGCCGGCAACCTGAAGGTCACCGCGGTCGAGAAGCAGGGCCACACCGCCAAGGAAGCCGCGAGCCGGTCCGTGGAGCGCAAGGCGATAGCCGCGCCGAAGACCGCCCCCAAGGCGGCGCCGAAGGCCGCGCCCAAGCGGTACGCGAACAACCTGGACGGCTGGATCCGTCAGTCGCTGGACATCATGAAGTCCAAGGGCATCCCCGGCTCCTACGAGGGCCTGCACCGCAACATCATGCGCGAGTCCAGCGGCAACCCCAACGCCGTCAACGACTGGGACATCAACGCCATCAACGGCATCCCCTCGAAGGGCCTGCTCCAGGTGATCCAGCCCACCTTCGACCAGTACCACGTCGCCGGAACGGCCAACAAGCTCACCGACCCGGTCGCCAACATCACCGCCGCCGCCAACTACGCGGCACACCGCTACGGCTCCATCGACAACGTCAACTCGGCCTACTGA
- a CDS encoding ABC transporter ATP-binding protein translates to MGFRLSTAGTGTDAGGEDRPPSASERLLFGGRLRDDHAWSAHDGAFTELGLRAMVLRLPHLLALTARLAHRADARALRMVVGAETGRGVAQAVAMVNLNGVLAALLGGGATTERLRGALPALLTVGLVAVAGAVLKSVSTMGTGRLEPKVERVATELYLRAAQRVEMAAVEDAEFHKRLESARFGAGAARRMIQYATSVINALLSLTAALAVLTALHPALLPLIVLMTLPSAWAALSVARRNYLSHLAWMQHARAGRMLSDLLTSAQAAAEIRVHGIGGFLLRHFRLMAEDSELEQTRLARLAARTGLVAALGTGAATLAAFGVLGWLLWSGAMALSVGGTAVIALRTGSGALESLVRQINYLHEEALFVGDLEHVQAEAAARAIPDRGRALPERLDEIRFEKVTFRYPGTDVPALRELDLVVPAGKIVALVGSNGSGKTTAVKLLSGLYTPDEGQVLVGGVPTDAVDRHALFSRVSTVGQDYFRWPFTARANIAIGRADAPLTEHRLDGAVRYADAEEVVREMPRGLDTLLARGYKGGHNLSGGQWQKLAIARARYRDGEILVVDEPTAALDAAAEQEVFAKIRNLAADGQTIVLITHRLHSVRHADLIYLMEHGRTVEHGTFRELMSPSAPGGFRALYELQRSQFQTEEETGRPSLPAQNGPAADGR, encoded by the coding sequence ATGGGATTCCGTCTCTCCACCGCAGGTACCGGAACCGATGCCGGGGGCGAGGACCGGCCGCCCTCGGCGTCGGAGCGGTTACTCTTCGGCGGCCGGCTGCGCGATGACCACGCCTGGTCGGCGCACGACGGCGCGTTCACCGAACTCGGGCTGCGGGCGATGGTGCTGCGGCTGCCGCATCTGCTGGCGCTCACCGCCCGGCTGGCGCACCGGGCCGACGCCAGGGCGCTGCGGATGGTGGTCGGTGCCGAGACCGGCCGGGGCGTGGCGCAGGCCGTCGCCATGGTGAACCTCAACGGGGTGCTGGCGGCGCTGCTGGGCGGCGGGGCGACCACGGAACGGCTGCGCGGCGCGCTGCCCGCGCTGCTCACCGTGGGGCTGGTCGCGGTGGCCGGTGCGGTGCTGAAGTCCGTGTCGACCATGGGCACGGGACGGCTGGAGCCGAAGGTCGAGCGGGTGGCGACCGAGCTGTACTTGCGGGCCGCGCAGCGGGTGGAGATGGCGGCGGTGGAGGACGCGGAGTTCCACAAGCGGCTGGAGAGCGCGCGGTTCGGGGCGGGGGCGGCCCGGCGGATGATCCAGTACGCCACCTCGGTGATCAACGCCCTGCTGTCGCTGACCGCCGCGCTCGCGGTGCTGACGGCGTTGCATCCGGCGCTGCTGCCGTTGATCGTGCTGATGACGCTGCCCAGCGCCTGGGCCGCGCTGTCGGTCGCCCGACGGAACTACCTCTCACACCTGGCGTGGATGCAACACGCCCGCGCGGGGCGGATGTTGAGCGATCTGCTGACCTCGGCGCAGGCCGCGGCGGAGATCCGGGTCCACGGCATCGGCGGCTTCCTGCTGCGGCACTTCCGGCTGATGGCCGAGGACTCGGAGCTGGAGCAGACCCGGCTGGCCCGGCTGGCCGCCCGTACGGGACTGGTCGCGGCGCTGGGGACGGGCGCGGCGACGCTGGCCGCGTTCGGGGTGCTCGGGTGGCTGCTGTGGAGCGGCGCGATGGCGCTGTCGGTGGGCGGCACGGCGGTGATCGCGCTCCGGACCGGCTCCGGTGCGCTGGAAAGCCTCGTACGCCAGATCAACTACCTGCACGAGGAGGCCCTGTTCGTCGGCGACCTGGAGCACGTCCAGGCCGAGGCGGCGGCCCGGGCGATCCCGGACCGGGGGCGGGCGCTGCCGGAGCGGCTGGACGAGATCCGCTTCGAGAAGGTCACCTTCCGCTACCCGGGCACCGATGTGCCGGCCCTGCGCGAGCTGGACCTGGTCGTACCGGCCGGGAAGATCGTCGCGCTGGTCGGCAGCAACGGGTCGGGCAAGACGACGGCGGTGAAGCTGCTGTCGGGCCTGTACACGCCCGACGAGGGACAGGTCCTGGTGGGTGGCGTGCCCACCGACGCCGTCGACCGGCACGCCCTGTTCTCCCGGGTCTCCACGGTCGGCCAGGACTACTTCCGCTGGCCGTTCACCGCGCGGGCGAACATCGCCATCGGGCGGGCGGACGCGCCCCTGACGGAGCACCGGCTGGACGGCGCGGTGCGGTACGCGGACGCCGAGGAGGTGGTCCGGGAGATGCCGCGGGGGCTGGACACCCTGCTCGCCCGCGGTTACAAGGGCGGTCACAATCTGTCCGGCGGTCAGTGGCAGAAGCTGGCCATCGCCCGGGCGCGCTACCGCGACGGGGAGATCCTGGTCGTCGACGAGCCGACCGCGGCGCTGGACGCGGCGGCCGAGCAGGAGGTCTTCGCCAAGATCCGGAATCTCGCCGCCGACGGGCAGACGATCGTGCTGATCACCCACCGGCTGCATTCCGTCCGGCACGCGGACCTCATCTACCTCATGGAGCACGGGCGGACCGTCGAGCACGGCACCTTCCGCGAGCTGATGTCCCCGTCCGCTCCGGGCGGTTTCCGCGCCCTGTACGAGCTCCAACGCAGCCAGTTCCAGACGGAGGAGGAGACGGGCCGGCCGTCGCTGCCCGCCCAGAACGGCCCGGCGGCGGACGGCCGTTGA
- a CDS encoding lysozyme produces the protein MPLRRSGPARRTVPLAAGKLFSLLSVLALPLALPGHATASDTGLVPAHPEQDWMGSTIVAHEGGDRAGGIEPRASHSRAVAGVDVSSHNKHVGWASLRRSGVRFAYVKATEGTAYTNPYFAQQYRGSYNSGMIHGAYHFALPDHSSGSTQARYFAEHGGDWSRDGRTLPGALDMEYNPYGATCYGKSAKAMVNWIDDFVETYRDETGRDAVIYTSTNWWKRCTGNSGRFGRSNPLWIPRYGSSVGSLPAGWRFHSIWQHTSSGHPIGDRNRFNGSYSRLKVLANGDGDDD, from the coding sequence ATGCCCTTGCGCAGATCCGGTCCGGCCCGCCGTACAGTCCCCCTTGCGGCCGGAAAGCTCTTTTCTCTTCTCTCCGTGCTCGCTCTGCCCCTCGCGCTGCCCGGCCACGCCACGGCGTCGGACACCGGGCTGGTGCCGGCCCACCCCGAGCAGGACTGGATGGGGTCCACCATCGTCGCCCACGAGGGCGGTGACCGGGCCGGCGGGATCGAGCCGCGGGCGTCGCACAGCCGGGCCGTGGCCGGTGTCGACGTCTCCAGCCACAACAAGCACGTCGGCTGGGCGTCGCTACGCAGGTCAGGGGTGCGTTTCGCATACGTCAAGGCCACTGAGGGAACCGCTTACACGAACCCGTACTTCGCGCAGCAATACCGGGGCTCGTACAACTCCGGCATGATCCACGGCGCGTACCACTTCGCGCTGCCCGACCACTCCAGCGGCAGCACGCAGGCGCGGTACTTCGCCGAGCACGGCGGCGACTGGTCCAGGGACGGCAGGACGCTGCCCGGCGCGCTCGACATGGAGTACAACCCCTACGGCGCGACCTGCTACGGCAAGAGCGCCAAGGCGATGGTCAACTGGATCGACGATTTCGTGGAGACCTACCGGGACGAGACCGGCCGGGACGCGGTGATCTACACCTCGACCAACTGGTGGAAGCGCTGCACCGGCAATTCCGGACGGTTCGGCCGGTCGAACCCGCTGTGGATCCCGCGCTACGGCTCCTCCGTCGGCTCGCTGCCGGCCGGCTGGCGGTTCCACAGCATCTGGCAGCACACCTCGTCGGGCCACCCGATCGGCGACCGCAACCGCTTCAACGGGAGTTACAGCCGCCTCAAGGTCCTCGCGAACGGCGACGGCGACGACGACTGA
- a CDS encoding LacI family DNA-binding transcriptional regulator yields the protein MTAPGEAARPKPARRPTIKDIARRAGVSESAVSFALNDRPGVSRDTRARVRRVAEELGWQANSAARALSGERAGALGLVLARPAQTLGVESFFLQLVSGIQEVLSARNIALLFQVVEDLGTECALYRRWWAERRVDGVLVVDPRTEDPRPELLTALGLPAVVIGGPPAPAAPGAHPDAAAPDAAAQPPLATVWADDAKAMARILDHLYGLGHRRIVHVAGLPGLAHTERRIRSLRTEAARRGLDERHVHSVTTDYSDAEGAEATRRLLDAARPPTAIIYDNDVMAVAGTAVAAGRGIPVPAALSIVAWDDSALCRVTHPRLTALVRDTPGFGRLAAQELLGVLDGGPHRTVQGELPHLEARESTGPASRD from the coding sequence ATGACAGCCCCCGGTGAGGCCGCCCGCCCCAAGCCGGCGCGCCGCCCGACCATCAAGGACATCGCCCGCCGGGCCGGGGTCTCGGAGAGCGCCGTCTCCTTCGCGCTCAACGACCGCCCGGGCGTCTCCCGGGACACCCGCGCCCGGGTGCGCCGCGTCGCCGAGGAACTGGGCTGGCAGGCCAACAGCGCCGCCCGCGCCCTGTCCGGTGAACGGGCCGGCGCCCTGGGCCTGGTGCTCGCCCGGCCCGCGCAGACCCTGGGCGTGGAGTCCTTCTTCCTCCAACTGGTCTCCGGCATCCAGGAGGTGCTCTCCGCCCGGAACATCGCCCTGCTCTTCCAGGTCGTCGAGGACCTCGGCACCGAGTGCGCGCTCTACCGCCGCTGGTGGGCCGAGCGCCGGGTGGACGGCGTCCTCGTCGTCGATCCGCGCACCGAGGACCCCCGCCCGGAACTGCTCACCGCGCTCGGCCTGCCCGCGGTCGTCATCGGCGGCCCGCCGGCGCCCGCCGCGCCGGGGGCGCACCCGGACGCCGCCGCCCCGGACGCCGCCGCGCAGCCGCCCCTCGCCACCGTCTGGGCCGACGACGCGAAGGCCATGGCCCGGATCCTCGACCACCTCTACGGCCTCGGCCACCGCCGCATCGTGCACGTCGCGGGCCTGCCCGGACTGGCCCACACCGAACGCCGCATCCGCTCGCTGCGCACCGAGGCGGCGCGGCGCGGCCTCGACGAACGCCACGTCCACTCGGTGACCACCGACTACTCCGACGCCGAAGGGGCCGAGGCGACCCGCCGCCTCCTCGACGCCGCACGGCCGCCCACCGCGATCATCTACGACAACGACGTGATGGCCGTGGCCGGCACCGCGGTGGCCGCCGGGCGCGGCATCCCCGTACCGGCCGCGCTGTCCATCGTGGCCTGGGACGACTCGGCCCTGTGCCGGGTCACCCACCCCCGCCTGACCGCGCTCGTCCGGGACACACCCGGCTTCGGCCGGCTCGCCGCCCAGGAGCTCCTCGGCGTCCTCGACGGCGGCCCGCACCGCACCGTGCAGGGCGAACTCCCGCACCTGGAGGCCCGCGAGAGCACCGGCCCCGCCTCCCGCGACTGA
- a CDS encoding SDR family oxidoreductase, with the protein MVDEAGSPAPRALVTGATGYIGGRLIPELLAAGYAVRALARSPEKLRDHPWAARTEVLRGDLTDADSVRPAMAGVDVAYYLVHALGSGRGFEETDRRAARIFAREARAAGVRRIVYLGGLTPRGIPERDLSPHLRSRAEVGRILLDSGVPTAVLRAAVIIGSGSASFEMLRYLTERLPVMVTPSWVRTRIQPVAVRDVLRYLVGCARLPDDVSRTFDIGGPDVLTYRDMMQRYARVAGLPERLILPVPMLSPGLSSLWIGLVTPVPPGIARPLAESLRHEVVCHEHDIARHVPDPDPPGHPLAFDDALALALRRVRDADVTTRWTNAAAPGAPSDPMPTDPDWAGGSLYTDCREQTVDAPPEAVWRVVEGIGGENGWYSFPLAWAVRGWLDRLVGGVGLRRGRRDAGRLRVGDSLDFWRVEEVVPGRLLRLRAEMRLPGLAWLEMTVGRDDRGRTRYGQRALFHPHGLAGHAYWWAISPFHAAVFGGMARNIAAAAERPTARDVPERVPAAGAPDRP; encoded by the coding sequence ATGGTCGACGAAGCCGGCTCGCCGGCGCCGCGCGCCCTGGTCACCGGCGCCACCGGATACATCGGCGGCCGTCTGATCCCCGAGCTGCTCGCGGCCGGCTACGCGGTGCGCGCCCTGGCCAGGAGCCCGGAGAAGCTGCGCGACCACCCCTGGGCCGCGCGGACGGAGGTGCTGCGCGGCGACCTCACCGACGCCGACTCGGTCCGTCCCGCGATGGCCGGCGTCGACGTCGCGTACTACCTGGTGCACGCCCTGGGCAGCGGGCGGGGGTTCGAGGAGACCGACCGCCGGGCCGCCCGGATCTTCGCCCGCGAGGCCCGCGCCGCCGGCGTCCGCCGGATCGTCTACCTCGGCGGACTCACCCCGCGGGGCATCCCCGAACGGGACCTCTCACCGCACCTGCGCTCCCGCGCCGAGGTCGGACGGATCCTGCTGGACTCCGGCGTGCCCACCGCGGTGCTGCGCGCCGCCGTCATCATCGGCTCCGGTTCGGCCTCGTTCGAGATGCTCCGCTACCTCACCGAACGCCTCCCGGTCATGGTCACCCCCAGCTGGGTCCGCACCCGCATCCAGCCGGTCGCGGTCCGCGACGTGCTGCGCTACCTGGTGGGCTGCGCCCGCCTCCCCGACGACGTCAGCCGGACCTTCGACATCGGCGGGCCCGACGTCCTCACCTACCGCGACATGATGCAGCGCTATGCGCGCGTCGCCGGCCTGCCCGAACGGCTCATCCTGCCCGTGCCGATGCTCAGCCCCGGCCTGTCCAGCCTCTGGATCGGACTGGTCACCCCGGTACCGCCGGGCATCGCCCGGCCGCTCGCCGAGTCGCTGCGCCACGAGGTCGTCTGCCACGAGCACGACATCGCCCGCCACGTCCCCGACCCGGACCCGCCGGGCCACCCGCTCGCCTTCGACGACGCCCTTGCCCTCGCCCTGCGCCGGGTACGGGACGCCGACGTCACCACCCGCTGGACCAACGCCGCCGCGCCCGGCGCCCCCAGCGACCCGATGCCCACCGACCCCGACTGGGCGGGCGGCAGCCTCTACACCGACTGCCGGGAACAGACCGTGGACGCGCCGCCCGAGGCGGTGTGGCGGGTGGTGGAGGGAATCGGCGGCGAGAACGGCTGGTACTCCTTCCCGCTCGCCTGGGCGGTGCGCGGCTGGCTGGACCGGCTGGTCGGCGGGGTCGGGCTGCGCCGCGGCCGACGTGACGCCGGCCGGCTGCGGGTCGGTGACTCGCTCGACTTCTGGCGCGTCGAGGAGGTCGTGCCGGGGCGGCTGCTGCGGCTGCGCGCCGAGATGCGACTGCCCGGCCTGGCCTGGCTGGAGATGACCGTCGGCCGCGACGACCGGGGCCGTACCCGCTACGGCCAGCGGGCCCTGTTCCACCCGCACGGGCTGGCCGGCCACGCGTACTGGTGGGCGATCTCGCCTTTCCACGCCGCGGTGTTCGGCGGCATGGCCCGCAACATCGCCGCCGCGGCCGAACGGCCCACCGCCCGGGACGTGCCCGAACGCGTGCCGGCCGCCGGCGCGCCCGACCGGCCCTGA
- a CDS encoding ABC transporter substrate-binding protein, with translation MRISRRAAAATAVVVTSALALTACGSSTGPDGADSASGKVEGQVTFQTWNLKANFKDYFEGVIADFEKKYPHTKVKWVDQPAEGYPEKLSADAAGGTLPDVVNVSPDLAYPLAKAGLALDLDKAATKYRGEYLPGAWQSHEMPGLPGVYAFPWYLNTGPMFYNKELFRQAGLDPDKPPTTYDQLFRDAVSMARHSGRRTAMLASTPSIEDFGRYGVRLMNDRGTEFTFNEPKGVELLRHYKELYAAGALDSQALTAKAESSGRKFQQESVAMNPGSALDLENFKKEAPSLYRHIGITDAVNNTGKANMYVQGLMVNAQSKAKAAAVAFAHFVTDKENQMAFAKKVTIFPSTKGSLDDPYFTKEDGTDTTRVRVASAKSLKTAVNYTPVLLSDQMKTVLRNAVAKAVQGKESPRAALDGAVAECNRLLKTG, from the coding sequence ATGCGCATTTCCCGTCGAGCCGCCGCCGCGACCGCCGTCGTGGTCACCTCGGCGCTCGCCCTGACCGCGTGCGGGTCCTCGACAGGACCCGACGGGGCGGACAGCGCCTCGGGGAAGGTCGAGGGGCAGGTCACCTTCCAGACCTGGAACCTCAAGGCGAATTTCAAGGATTACTTCGAGGGCGTGATAGCGGACTTCGAGAAAAAATATCCGCACACCAAGGTGAAGTGGGTGGATCAGCCGGCCGAAGGATATCCGGAGAAACTGAGTGCGGACGCGGCGGGCGGCACGCTGCCCGATGTGGTGAATGTGTCGCCGGATCTCGCCTATCCACTGGCGAAGGCGGGACTCGCACTCGACCTGGACAAGGCGGCGACGAAGTACCGCGGCGAGTATCTGCCCGGGGCGTGGCAGAGCCATGAAATGCCGGGACTGCCGGGCGTTTACGCGTTCCCCTGGTATCTGAACACCGGCCCGATGTTCTACAACAAGGAGCTCTTCCGGCAGGCCGGGCTCGACCCGGACAAGCCGCCGACGACCTACGACCAGCTGTTCCGGGACGCGGTGTCGATGGCGCGGCACAGCGGCCGGAGGACGGCGATGCTCGCCAGCACCCCGTCGATCGAGGACTTCGGGCGGTACGGCGTGCGGCTGATGAACGACCGGGGCACGGAGTTCACCTTCAACGAGCCCAAGGGCGTCGAGCTGCTGCGGCACTACAAGGAGCTGTACGCGGCCGGGGCGCTGGACTCCCAGGCGCTCACCGCGAAGGCGGAGTCCTCCGGGCGGAAGTTCCAGCAGGAGTCGGTGGCCATGAATCCGGGCAGCGCTCTCGATCTGGAGAACTTCAAGAAGGAGGCACCGAGCCTCTACCGGCACATCGGCATCACGGACGCGGTCAACAACACCGGTAAGGCCAATATGTACGTCCAGGGCCTGATGGTGAATGCGCAGAGCAAGGCGAAGGCGGCCGCGGTGGCGTTCGCGCACTTCGTCACCGACAAGGAGAACCAGATGGCCTTCGCCAAGAAGGTCACGATCTTCCCGAGCACCAAGGGCTCGCTGGACGATCCGTACTTCACCAAGGAGGACGGTACCGACACGACCCGTGTGCGGGTGGCGTCCGCCAAGTCGCTGAAGACCGCGGTGAATTACACGCCGGTACTGCTCAGCGACCAGATGAAGACCGTGCTGCGCAATGCGGTGGCGAAGGCCGTACAGGGCAAGGAGTCGCCCCGGGCGGCGCTGGACGGCGCGGTCGCCGAGTGCAACCGCCTGCTGAAGACCGGCTGA